From Saccopteryx leptura isolate mSacLep1 chromosome 3, mSacLep1_pri_phased_curated, whole genome shotgun sequence, one genomic window encodes:
- the FOXQ1 gene encoding forkhead box protein Q1, which translates to MKLEVFRPRTAHGDKSGSDLEGAGSNDAPSPLSAAGDDSLGSDGDCAANSPVAGGGKRNARGESAAEEEGPATASVVEAGAAGPGAESAGVGEGARSKPYTRRPKPPYSYIALIAMAIRDSAGGRLTLAEINEYLMGKFPFFRGSYTGWRNSVRHNLSLNDCFVKVLRDPSRPWGKDNYWMLNPNSEYTFADGVFRRRRKRLSHRATASAPGLRLEEAGTPPSALAALGSPHARSPAFQEGRVCPAGKFSSSFAIDSILSKPFRSRRDRDAAPGMQLRWGAASCPPLPGYPALLPSGPGRALLPLCPYGASEPALLGARGVEAPPTVPHLLLAPFSASASAPAPAKPFRGLVGGGGAGGAAHPYCPLRLPATLQAASACGPGPHLPYPVETLRG; encoded by the coding sequence ATGAAGCTGGAGGTGTTCCGCCCCCGTACAGCCCACGGGGACAAGTCGGGTAGTGACTTGGAGGGCGCAGGCAGTAACGACGCGCCCTCTCCGCTGTCGGCAGCTGGTGACGACTCCCTGGGCTCGGACGGGGACTGTGCGGCCAACAGCCCAGTAGCTGGAGGCGGCAAGCGTAATGCGAGAGGTGAGTCTGCCGCGGAGGAGGAGGGTCCGGCGACGGCGAGCGTCGTAGAGGCGGGCGCGGCGGGCCCCGGGGCAGAGAGCGCGGGCGTAGGCGAGGGCGCACGCAGCAAGCCCTATACGCGGCGGCCCAAGCCCCCGTACTCATACATCGCGCTCATTGCCATGGCCATCCGCGACTCGGCGGGCGGGCGCCTGACGCTGGCCGAGATCAACGAGTACCTCATGGGCAAGTTCCCCTTCTTCCGCGGCAGCTACACGGGGTGGCGCAACTCCGTGCGCCACAACCTCTCGCTCAACGACTGCTTCGTCAAGGTGCTGCGCGACCCCTCGCGGCCTTGGGGCAAGGATAACTACTGGATGCTCAATCCCAACAGCGAGTACACCTTCGCCGACGGGGTCTTTCGCCGCCGCCGCAAGCGCCTCAGCCACCGTGCGACTGCATCCGCACCCGGGCTGCGGCTGGAGGAGGCCGGGACCCCGCCTTCCGCGCTGGCTGCCCTGGGTTCGCCCCACGCGCGCTCCCCCGCCTTCCAGGAGGGGCGCGTCTGCCCCGCGGGCAAGTTCTCCAGCTCTTTTGCCATAGACAGCATCCTCAGCAAGCCCTTCCGCAGCCGCCGCGACAGGGACGCGGCCCCCGGGATGCAGCTGCGGTGGGGCGCCGCGTCCTGTCCGCCGCTTCCCGGTTATCCTGCACTCCTCCCCAGCGGGCCCGGCAGGGCCCTGCTGCCGCTCTGCCCTTATGGCGCCTCGGAACCGGCACTGCTGGGCGCGCGCGGAGTCGAGGCGCCGCCGACAGTGCCGCACCTCTTGCTCGcgcccttctctgcctctgcctctgcccctgctcCTGCCAAGCCTTTCCGAGGTCTAGTGGGCGGTGGCGGCGCCGGTGGCGCCGCGCACCCGTACTGCCCCCTGCGGCTGCCGGCGACGCTGCAGGCGGCGTCCGCCTGCGGCCCGGGCCCGCACCTGCCCTACCCCGTGGAGACGCTACGCGGCTGA